Proteins from one Planctomyces sp. SH-PL62 genomic window:
- a CDS encoding Fur family transcriptional regulator translates to MAKTQTDDLIPLDVKESPEDKFREFLEIRGEKLTDPRRTLVRHIFSSHKHFDADELVRDLHDAGHAISRSTVYRTLRLLVESGLLRELRLTNRSAYEHDYGYPAHDHLHCTVCSRVVEFRNDDLLKLRDEVSRAHGFRATGHRFLIEGVCSSCDRSHSPRRRLDLI, encoded by the coding sequence GTGGCGAAAACTCAAACCGACGATTTAATTCCCCTGGACGTCAAGGAATCGCCCGAGGACAAATTCCGCGAGTTCCTCGAAATCCGGGGCGAGAAGCTGACCGATCCCAGGCGCACCCTGGTGCGACACATCTTCAGCTCGCACAAGCACTTCGACGCCGATGAACTGGTCCGCGACCTGCACGACGCGGGCCACGCGATCAGCCGGTCGACGGTCTATCGGACCCTCCGCCTGCTGGTCGAGTCCGGGCTCCTGCGCGAGCTTCGCCTGACCAACCGCTCCGCCTACGAGCACGACTACGGCTACCCCGCGCACGACCACCTCCACTGCACGGTCTGCAGCCGCGTGGTGGAGTTCCGCAACGACGACCTTCTCAAGCTCCGCGACGAGGTCAGCCGCGCCCACGGCTTCCGCGCCACCGGCCACCGCTTCCTCATCGAGGGCGTCTGCTCGTCCTGCGACCGCTCCCACAGCCCCCGCCGGCGGCTCGACCTGATCTGA
- a CDS encoding ABC transporter permease, protein MTAGANATGTPAWLAPIGWIGRGASGILGHLGATAVLMLSAAAALVRGRADEDEPTLFAATTHELSWMLGAGIPLVGLVHVAMGSFLSMQAYFGSTFVDGTGAVVGVGLLRNLASIMTGLTLAGLLPGRIVPELRRARRRAAAGADGTRGLDAGRLAAARMLAAVAATPLLSLWGCVVGTLVGWKSSEALMGLSTEMYFMMLVRMLWFRDVVGVMVKGVAFGLATALLACAEGLRDPGPQAEAEADDPAALLSPIVRTACLAMAAILLLNMTWFLFVYHAVPIYGPSLLQPPTP, encoded by the coding sequence ATGACCGCAGGCGCGAACGCGACGGGGACGCCGGCCTGGCTGGCCCCGATCGGCTGGATCGGCCGGGGGGCCTCGGGGATCCTGGGCCATCTCGGCGCGACGGCCGTTTTGATGCTCTCGGCGGCAGCGGCCCTCGTCCGGGGCCGGGCCGACGAGGACGAGCCGACCCTCTTCGCGGCGACGACGCACGAGCTGTCGTGGATGCTGGGCGCGGGGATCCCGCTGGTGGGCCTGGTCCACGTGGCGATGGGGTCGTTCCTGTCGATGCAGGCGTACTTCGGCAGCACGTTCGTCGACGGCACGGGGGCCGTGGTGGGCGTCGGCCTGCTGCGGAACCTGGCGTCGATCATGACCGGGCTGACCCTGGCCGGGCTGCTCCCCGGCCGGATCGTCCCCGAGCTGCGACGGGCCCGACGCCGGGCCGCGGCCGGGGCCGACGGGACGAGGGGCCTGGACGCCGGGCGGCTGGCCGCGGCGCGGATGCTGGCGGCCGTCGCGGCCACCCCTCTGCTCTCGCTCTGGGGCTGCGTGGTCGGCACGCTCGTCGGCTGGAAGTCGTCGGAGGCGCTCATGGGGCTCTCGACTGAGATGTACTTCATGATGCTCGTCCGCATGCTCTGGTTCCGAGACGTGGTCGGCGTGATGGTCAAGGGGGTGGCCTTCGGCCTGGCCACCGCGCTGCTCGCCTGCGCCGAGGGCCTGCGAGACCCCGGCCCCCAGGCCGAGGCCGAGGCCGACGACCCGGCCGCGCTGCTGTCGCCGATCGTGCGGACGGCCTGCCTGGCGATGGCGGCGATCCTGCTCCTGAACATGACCTGGTTCCTCTTCGTGTATCACGCGGTCCCGATCTACGGACCTTCGCTTCTGCAACCGCCGACCCCGTGA
- a CDS encoding HEAT repeat domain-containing protein, whose translation MLVLTLGSSPGCGMTKPRNFRKIEHPAPMVRARALSLGDRRPGSQVVPALVARLEDPDPVVRLAAHEELKQRTGRDFGYVPWEEEPERHAAVGRWRDWMSGKSPEATPTPQSQSQSEVPSPSPQHQPTTRIRRTIRQ comes from the coding sequence ATGCTGGTTCTGACACTGGGCTCGTCGCCGGGATGCGGCATGACGAAGCCGCGCAACTTCCGCAAGATCGAGCATCCCGCGCCCATGGTCCGCGCCCGGGCGCTCAGCCTGGGAGACCGCCGGCCGGGCTCGCAGGTCGTCCCCGCCCTGGTCGCCCGCCTGGAAGACCCGGACCCGGTGGTCCGCCTGGCGGCCCACGAGGAGCTGAAGCAGCGGACCGGCCGGGACTTCGGCTACGTCCCCTGGGAAGAGGAGCCGGAACGCCACGCGGCGGTCGGCCGCTGGCGGGACTGGATGAGCGGCAAGTCGCCCGAAGCGACGCCGACGCCGCAATCGCAGTCGCAGTCGGAAGTCCCCTCCCCTTCGCCCCAGCACCAACCGACGACGCGGATCCGCCGGACCATCCGGCAGTGA
- a CDS encoding methyltransferase domain-containing protein, translated as MRDHNKAFCRLVAETFDCPTPIVEFGSYQVEGQEGYANLRGMFAGKDFIGCDMRAGLGVDRIEDVSAISMADESAGAVLCIETFEHVFEVRRAFDEVFRILKPGGIFVITSPLNFRIHAYPDDYWRMTPSCLKRMMRPYDGRVVGSQGFRSFPHSVMAMGVKTPAPADFHDRARALTAAYDRCLAEAEAAVPLRQKLRKRLGLLYRSKGERQALAGYYHTEFSVETGAETVAATTAATARELRVDPAVNGSPIPMIHDSKGQGAWRHPSIAY; from the coding sequence ATGCGAGACCACAACAAGGCGTTCTGCCGCCTTGTGGCCGAGACCTTCGACTGCCCGACGCCCATCGTGGAGTTCGGTTCGTATCAGGTCGAGGGTCAGGAAGGCTACGCCAATCTGAGGGGGATGTTCGCGGGCAAGGACTTCATCGGCTGCGACATGAGGGCCGGCCTGGGAGTCGACCGGATCGAGGACGTCTCGGCCATCAGTATGGCCGACGAGTCCGCCGGCGCGGTCCTCTGCATCGAGACCTTCGAGCACGTGTTCGAGGTCCGTCGCGCCTTCGACGAGGTCTTCCGGATCCTCAAGCCGGGGGGGATCTTCGTCATCACCTCCCCCCTGAACTTCCGGATCCACGCCTACCCGGACGACTACTGGCGGATGACCCCGAGCTGCCTCAAGCGGATGATGCGCCCCTACGACGGCCGCGTCGTCGGCTCGCAGGGCTTCCGGTCGTTCCCGCACTCGGTCATGGCGATGGGGGTCAAGACCCCGGCCCCGGCCGACTTCCACGACCGCGCCCGAGCCCTGACGGCGGCCTATGACCGCTGCCTGGCCGAGGCCGAGGCCGCCGTCCCGCTCCGCCAGAAGCTCCGCAAGCGACTCGGCCTGCTCTACCGCTCCAAGGGGGAGCGCCAGGCGCTCGCCGGCTACTACCACACCGAGTTCAGCGTGGAGACCGGGGCCGAGACCGTCGCGGCGACGACCGCGGCGACGGCGCGCGAGCTGCGCGTCGATCCGGCCGTCAACGGTTCCCCCATCCCGATGATCCATGACAGCAAGGGCCAAGGCGCATGGCGGCATCCCTCGATCGCGTACTGA
- a CDS encoding esterase/lipase family protein yields MAELYKFEDRRSPVPTGIVKCVGDVVFVHGLNGDAYATWAAGEGEGDTWPRWLKEDLSELDVWSLGYEVRANRWSGWSMQLSDRATNVVDRLTHYQIGARPVVFVCHSMGGLLIKQVLRNCLDSNLKAHKAIAANTRGIAFLATPHLGSGLADLVLRLPFYEPTVAVKELKKNAVQLRNLNTWYRNHCDRLRIQNSVWVESRSMFGVRIVDEISGDPGIRDVDAVPLDNQHVDITKPPGRWAQQYVGVENFVAKCLEIQAPPAAFPPLPTSTPSPKPRLGRLKLIVGFCLALTLAVVAWAALTGDPCRQPPDPAMIEESIRKNFALLEGVPPNSMEDGSVGESRLVRAVFVSLPLSHGDLTPVERVIRYMESQGEFSKNGTKDVHLESVIKRLPEIRQARLNWLRDEVLPSLHESQSDTFELPSMAYIDPSRGRTKVVITRKDAQSQIRCLEKASLDTNTFQGND; encoded by the coding sequence ATGGCCGAGCTCTACAAATTTGAGGACCGGCGGAGCCCAGTCCCTACGGGGATTGTGAAGTGCGTTGGGGACGTCGTGTTCGTTCATGGGTTGAACGGTGATGCCTACGCAACATGGGCTGCGGGCGAGGGGGAGGGGGACACATGGCCGCGATGGTTAAAGGAGGACCTGTCTGAGCTGGATGTTTGGTCTCTCGGATACGAGGTCCGTGCGAACCGGTGGTCAGGCTGGTCTATGCAGTTGTCCGATCGAGCGACAAACGTCGTCGATCGCCTCACGCATTACCAAATTGGGGCTAGGCCGGTTGTCTTCGTTTGCCACAGCATGGGGGGCCTACTAATCAAACAGGTGCTTCGCAACTGCTTGGACTCTAATCTCAAAGCTCATAAGGCGATTGCAGCCAATACCCGCGGGATCGCTTTCCTCGCGACTCCGCATCTCGGCTCCGGACTGGCTGATCTGGTGCTAAGATTGCCGTTCTATGAACCCACGGTTGCTGTGAAAGAATTGAAGAAGAACGCGGTGCAACTGCGTAACTTGAACACCTGGTATCGTAATCATTGCGACAGATTGAGGATTCAAAACAGCGTTTGGGTTGAATCGAGAAGTATGTTTGGCGTGAGAATCGTAGATGAAATAAGTGGAGACCCGGGCATACGGGACGTTGACGCAGTTCCATTGGATAACCAACACGTCGACATCACCAAGCCGCCGGGCAGATGGGCACAACAATACGTCGGTGTCGAGAATTTCGTCGCCAAATGCCTTGAGATCCAGGCGCCACCTGCCGCGTTTCCACCGTTGCCCACCTCCACACCTTCTCCCAAGCCCCGGCTCGGTCGGCTGAAGCTTATAGTGGGCTTCTGCCTTGCCCTGACCTTAGCAGTGGTGGCCTGGGCCGCGTTGACGGGGGATCCGTGTAGGCAACCTCCTGATCCTGCAATGATTGAAGAATCAATTAGGAAAAACTTCGCTTTGCTAGAAGGTGTGCCTCCCAACAGCATGGAGGACGGGTCGGTAGGGGAAAGTCGTTTAGTACGGGCTGTTTTTGTAAGCTTGCCGCTCTCACACGGCGATCTTACACCCGTAGAGCGGGTCATTAGGTATATGGAGTCGCAGGGAGAATTTTCTAAAAATGGAACTAAGGATGTCCATTTGGAATCGGTTATAAAAAGATTGCCTGAGATACGTCAGGCGAGATTGAATTGGCTACGGGATGAAGTCCTGCCATCTCTCCACGAATCGCAGTCCGACACGTTCGAACTCCCGTCCATGGCATACATCGACCCGTCGCGGGGTCGAACGAAGGTCGTGATTACGCGTAAGGACGCGCAATCGCAGATTCGCTGTCTGGAGAAGGCGTCCCTCGACACCAATACCTTCCAAGGGAATGACTAA
- a CDS encoding SGNH/GDSL hydrolase family protein: MNPVARGNASKSSNGQAPVRDRSSILACVALLAAPWILPDGDLLRSALGRPRLDGELRHMATRGYYEELIDANRAPAPRPVGEAAPPAGWVPFGASDLVEPIPSYLRWRMRPGLDVAWNGESFRTNSRGYRTPEVAIPKPEGVYRIVLFGSSNTMGHGVGDDDAYPRLLERWLNEAVAPGRRVEVVNLSVSGDSPSRRLVRMREEAEAYQPDWVLCDATVLDPALEEAHLESVARGDSPMPIPPPLDYVRDALERAGVSPGDSADAFRSRIQGQARPLLEGAFAGWGDFARRTGLPLAIVLIPRADEKRDNPEIFKIIRASIRRERLDLLDAAEAFQGLSVEQFRVSPWDKHPSVLGHRAIFETLRAALADRGSLPGLELAR; this comes from the coding sequence ATGAACCCAGTCGCGCGCGGAAACGCATCGAAGTCGTCGAACGGGCAGGCCCCGGTCCGGGATCGGTCGTCGATCCTGGCCTGCGTCGCGCTCCTGGCGGCCCCCTGGATCCTGCCCGACGGCGACCTGCTCCGGTCGGCCCTGGGGAGGCCCCGGCTCGACGGCGAGCTTCGCCACATGGCCACGCGCGGCTATTACGAGGAGCTGATCGACGCCAACCGGGCCCCGGCCCCTCGCCCCGTCGGCGAGGCCGCGCCCCCCGCCGGCTGGGTCCCGTTCGGGGCCTCGGACCTCGTCGAGCCGATCCCCTCGTACTTGCGCTGGCGGATGCGGCCGGGCCTGGACGTCGCCTGGAACGGGGAGAGCTTCCGGACGAACAGCCGGGGCTACCGAACGCCCGAGGTCGCGATCCCCAAGCCCGAGGGGGTCTACCGGATCGTCCTTTTCGGCTCCTCGAACACGATGGGCCACGGCGTCGGCGACGACGACGCCTACCCCCGCCTGCTGGAGCGCTGGCTGAACGAGGCCGTCGCGCCGGGGCGCCGGGTGGAGGTCGTGAATCTCTCGGTCTCGGGCGACTCCCCCTCGCGGCGGCTCGTCCGGATGCGCGAGGAGGCGGAGGCCTACCAGCCCGACTGGGTCCTCTGCGACGCCACCGTCCTGGACCCTGCTCTGGAGGAAGCCCACCTGGAGTCGGTGGCGCGGGGCGACTCCCCCATGCCGATCCCGCCCCCCCTGGATTACGTCCGCGACGCGCTGGAGCGGGCCGGCGTCTCCCCGGGCGACTCGGCCGACGCCTTCCGGTCCAGGATCCAGGGCCAGGCCCGGCCGCTCCTGGAGGGGGCGTTCGCCGGCTGGGGGGATTTCGCGAGGCGGACGGGCCTCCCCCTGGCGATCGTGCTCATCCCCCGGGCCGACGAGAAGCGGGACAACCCGGAGATCTTCAAGATCATCCGCGCGTCGATCCGTCGCGAGCGGCTCGACCTGCTGGACGCCGCCGAGGCCTTCCAGGGCCTGTCGGTCGAGCAGTTCCGGGTCTCCCCCTGGGACAAGCATCCCAGCGTCCTCGGCCACCGGGCGATCTTCGAGACGCTCCGCGCCGCCCTGGCCGATCGCGGCTCGCTGCCGGGGCTGGAGCTGGCGCGATGA
- a CDS encoding YebC/PmpR family DNA-binding transcriptional regulator has product MGRIFEKRKASIFKTSAQKSKLFSKYGRQLYMAAKNGVPDPDANPALRALVEKAKRDNVASHVIDKAIQKAAGAGGEDFQAARYEGFGPGGSLLIVDCLTDNNSRTISDVRNCFGKTGSKLAANGSVVMSFDHLAVLSFGGDDEEKVIEALFAADVAVEDVECKDGNITIFAPPAEFYKAKMALLEAFPGLELEVQEITFLPQSSKVLDGDDLGMFEKLLGMLNDCDDVQEIYHNVELPGEPASG; this is encoded by the coding sequence ATGGGACGAATCTTCGAGAAGCGCAAAGCTTCGATCTTCAAAACCTCCGCTCAGAAATCAAAGCTCTTTTCCAAGTATGGAAGACAATTGTATATGGCCGCCAAGAACGGCGTGCCTGACCCGGATGCCAATCCGGCTTTGCGCGCCCTCGTCGAGAAGGCCAAGCGCGATAACGTGGCCAGTCATGTGATTGACAAGGCGATCCAGAAAGCGGCCGGCGCGGGGGGCGAGGACTTCCAGGCCGCGCGTTACGAGGGGTTTGGCCCCGGCGGCTCCCTGCTCATCGTCGATTGCCTGACCGACAACAATTCGCGCACCATCTCCGACGTCCGGAACTGTTTCGGCAAGACAGGGTCGAAATTGGCCGCCAATGGATCCGTGGTCATGTCTTTCGACCACCTGGCGGTGCTTTCCTTCGGCGGCGACGACGAGGAGAAGGTGATCGAGGCCCTGTTCGCCGCGGACGTCGCCGTCGAAGACGTCGAATGCAAGGATGGCAATATTACGATATTCGCCCCTCCCGCCGAGTTCTACAAGGCGAAAATGGCCCTGCTCGAAGCGTTCCCCGGCCTCGAGCTGGAAGTTCAGGAAATCACTTTCCTCCCGCAGTCGAGCAAGGTTCTCGATGGGGACGATCTGGGCATGTTCGAGAAATTGCTGGGCATGCTCAACGATTGCGACGACGTGCAGGAGATCTACCACAACGTCGAGCTTCCCGGCGAACCTGCGTCCGGTTAG
- a CDS encoding alkaline phosphatase family protein, which produces MAASLDRVLILGLDGATWTVLDPMRRRGAMPNLDALLRSAAHGVLTSVEPPVTTAAWTSMATGCTPSRHGVFDHRYYDAAADRMKVNHSGRVRVPNLWRILSDAGRSAACLNAPGLFPPPKINGVVVSGMDAPHLDAALQGSPEFAARLKAEAPDYSLRYFWKRAPQTLDELRTNARLTAESFRGRAEGACWPTGCSRTGPR; this is translated from the coding sequence ATGGCGGCATCCCTCGATCGCGTACTGATCCTCGGCCTCGACGGCGCCACCTGGACGGTCCTCGACCCGATGCGGCGTCGGGGCGCGATGCCGAACCTGGACGCCCTGCTCCGCTCGGCGGCGCACGGCGTCCTGACGTCGGTCGAGCCGCCGGTGACGACAGCCGCGTGGACCTCGATGGCCACCGGCTGCACCCCGTCCCGCCACGGCGTCTTCGACCATCGCTATTACGACGCCGCCGCCGACCGGATGAAGGTCAACCACTCCGGCCGCGTCCGCGTGCCGAACCTCTGGCGGATCCTCAGCGACGCCGGCCGATCGGCCGCCTGCCTGAACGCCCCGGGCCTCTTCCCGCCCCCGAAAATCAACGGCGTGGTCGTCTCGGGGATGGACGCCCCCCACCTCGACGCCGCGCTCCAGGGCTCGCCGGAATTCGCCGCCAGGCTGAAGGCCGAGGCCCCGGACTACTCCCTGCGCTACTTCTGGAAGCGCGCCCCCCAGACGCTCGACGAGCTGCGGACCAACGCCCGGCTCACCGCCGAGAGCTTCCGGGGACGCGCCGAGGGGGCCTGCTGGCCGACCGGATGTTCCCGGACTGGTCCGCGCTGA
- a CDS encoding sialidase family protein, giving the protein MGWIGRRAFAAMAIAGVCLASASASEPEKIDLFEAGRDGRAMYRIPGVVVTAKGTVLAYCEGRKSGSDWADIDVFLRRSEDGGRTWGPPARIAHLGPAVPPNPVAPKSRGDGARTTNNPVAVVDRSGVVHMLYGVEYARCFYMKSDDDGRTFSPPVDVTAAFEAFRPEYDWKVIAVGPGHGVQLASGRLVVSAWMSLGTGGNGHHPSVACTIVSDDAGATWRRGAIVAPATPDHHDPSEPAIVQLADGRVMLNIRNTSPALRRLATTSPDGETGWTKPTFVDDLPEPICMGSLVRLPAELGVGPDRILFAQPHKPPVAPGSTPPKGWNDRRNLAIKVSLDGGATWPLVKTLEPGPSAYSDLAVLPDGTVLCFYERSLAEGPDAKGSPYGRLTLARIPPDWLPE; this is encoded by the coding sequence ATGGGTTGGATCGGACGACGGGCGTTCGCGGCGATGGCGATCGCGGGGGTGTGTCTGGCGTCGGCCTCGGCGTCCGAGCCCGAGAAGATCGACCTGTTCGAAGCCGGGCGCGACGGCCGTGCGATGTACCGCATCCCCGGCGTGGTCGTCACGGCGAAAGGGACGGTCCTGGCGTACTGCGAAGGCCGCAAGAGCGGCAGCGACTGGGCGGACATCGACGTCTTCCTGAGACGTAGCGAGGACGGCGGCCGGACGTGGGGACCGCCGGCCCGGATCGCCCATCTCGGACCGGCCGTGCCGCCGAACCCGGTCGCCCCGAAATCGCGGGGCGACGGGGCGCGCACCACGAACAACCCGGTGGCCGTGGTCGACCGCTCGGGCGTCGTCCACATGCTCTACGGCGTCGAGTACGCTCGATGCTTCTACATGAAGAGCGACGACGACGGCCGGACGTTCTCCCCGCCCGTGGACGTCACCGCCGCGTTCGAGGCGTTCCGGCCGGAGTACGACTGGAAGGTGATCGCGGTCGGCCCCGGCCACGGCGTTCAACTCGCGAGCGGACGGCTCGTCGTCTCGGCCTGGATGTCGCTCGGCACCGGGGGGAACGGCCACCACCCCTCGGTCGCCTGCACGATCGTCAGCGACGACGCCGGCGCGACCTGGCGTCGAGGGGCGATCGTCGCCCCCGCCACGCCGGATCACCACGACCCCAGCGAGCCGGCGATCGTCCAGCTCGCCGACGGCCGGGTGATGCTCAACATCCGCAACACGTCGCCCGCCCTGCGACGGCTCGCCACCACCAGCCCCGACGGCGAGACCGGATGGACGAAGCCGACGTTCGTCGACGACCTCCCCGAGCCCATCTGCATGGGAAGCCTCGTCCGCCTCCCCGCCGAGCTGGGCGTCGGGCCGGACCGCATCCTCTTCGCCCAGCCTCACAAGCCCCCGGTCGCCCCGGGCTCGACCCCGCCGAAGGGCTGGAACGACCGCCGGAACCTCGCGATCAAGGTCAGCCTCGACGGCGGCGCGACCTGGCCCCTGGTCAAGACCCTCGAACCCGGCCCGAGCGCGTACAGCGACCTCGCCGTCCTCCCCGACGGCACCGTCCTCTGCTTCTACGAACGCAGCCTCGCCGAAGGCCCGGACGCGAAGGGCTCCCCCTACGGTCGACTCACCCTCGCCCGCATCCCGCCGGACTGGCTCCCCGAGTAA
- a CDS encoding GspE/PulE family protein, producing the protein MVPNPAPSSPSSPSPAASTEDAVLAAVLVKNGVLTDEQIQEARRHAEKHRRDLKQAILEMSLISHERLNQLAFERLRALAQADAPEPAPEPEPAAADASSAILVVADRNQIQRDVRKELQDLTQTVPVPELVGQILERAIDCRATDIHFDSLDNGLRVRFRIDGQLQDILFIESSVAAAALSRLKVMSNLNIVERRHSQDGRITIMYSGKPRDLRVATFPTIYGEKVVIRIHEVLTDVVGFPHLGMSRSQAEVLDRLIVQPYGAVLVAGPVGAGKTSTLYNCLERINSPLRNVMTIEDPVEHRMPGVNQTQVGSNPGDMSFGDGLRAMLRQDPDIVMIGEIRDEETARIGIRAALTGVLVFSTLHGSDAPSTISNLYNFGIPGYQLSSSLLAIVSQRLVRKICPNCRTSFIPDEKLLLSLELDPDEHKGVELHRGAGCPACFQTGYIGRTGVFEIMLIGEELRDLIFQQIPRDVLRRVAVDLGMRTLKQSAVDKILEGVTTVEEVYRVVSF; encoded by the coding sequence ATGGTTCCCAACCCCGCTCCGTCGTCCCCCTCATCGCCCTCGCCGGCCGCCTCCACCGAGGACGCGGTGCTGGCCGCCGTGCTGGTGAAGAACGGCGTCCTCACCGACGAGCAGATTCAGGAGGCCCGCCGCCATGCCGAGAAGCATCGGCGGGACCTGAAACAGGCCATCCTGGAGATGAGCCTGATCTCCCACGAGCGGCTCAACCAACTCGCCTTCGAGCGGCTCCGAGCCCTGGCCCAGGCCGATGCTCCCGAGCCCGCGCCCGAGCCCGAACCCGCCGCCGCCGACGCCTCGTCGGCCATCCTGGTGGTCGCCGACCGCAACCAGATCCAGCGCGACGTCCGCAAGGAATTGCAGGACCTGACCCAGACGGTCCCCGTCCCCGAGCTGGTCGGCCAGATCCTCGAACGGGCGATCGACTGCCGCGCCACCGACATCCATTTCGATTCGCTGGACAACGGCCTGCGGGTCCGCTTCCGGATCGACGGCCAGCTCCAGGACATCCTGTTCATCGAGTCGTCCGTCGCCGCCGCGGCGCTGAGCCGCCTGAAGGTCATGTCCAACCTCAACATCGTGGAGCGCCGGCACTCGCAGGACGGCCGCATCACGATCATGTACAGCGGCAAGCCCCGCGACCTCCGCGTGGCCACGTTCCCGACGATCTACGGCGAGAAGGTCGTCATCCGCATCCATGAGGTGCTCACCGACGTCGTCGGCTTCCCCCACCTGGGGATGTCCAGGTCCCAGGCCGAGGTCCTCGACCGCCTGATCGTCCAGCCCTACGGGGCCGTGCTCGTCGCCGGGCCGGTCGGCGCCGGCAAGACCTCCACCCTGTACAACTGCCTGGAGCGGATCAACTCCCCGCTGCGCAACGTCATGACGATCGAGGACCCGGTCGAGCACCGGATGCCCGGCGTCAACCAGACCCAGGTCGGTTCCAACCCCGGCGACATGAGCTTCGGCGACGGCCTCCGGGCCATGCTCCGCCAGGACCCCGACATCGTCATGATCGGCGAGATCCGCGACGAGGAGACCGCTCGCATCGGCATCCGCGCCGCGCTCACCGGCGTCCTGGTCTTCAGCACCCTCCACGGCTCGGACGCCCCCAGCACCATCAGCAACCTCTACAACTTCGGCATCCCCGGTTACCAGCTCTCCAGCAGCCTCCTCGCCATCGTCTCCCAGCGCCTGGTCCGCAAAATCTGCCCCAATTGCCGCACCAGCTTCATCCCGGACGAGAAGCTGCTGTTGTCCCTGGAACTCGACCCCGACGAGCACAAGGGGGTGGAGCTCCACCGCGGCGCGGGCTGCCCGGCCTGCTTCCAGACCGGCTACATCGGCCGCACCGGCGTGTTCGAGATCATGCTGATCGGGGAAGAGCTGCGCGACCTGATCTTCCAGCAGATCCCCCGGGATGTTTTGCGGCGTGTGGCGGTTGATCTGGGAATGCGAACTTTGAAGCAGTCCGCGGTCGATAAGATTCTGGAAGGGGTCACCACGGTGGAGGAGGTCTACCGCGTGGTGTCGTTCTGA
- a CDS encoding class I SAM-dependent methyltransferase has protein sequence MIPAESEPQVRTGATPSPRELEAFFLQKHGKPETVGWAPRRRFRFGYFLPMDVYELVVGKCVDPGCNWLDVGGGRAIFPENPRLARELVSRCEKVVAVDPSDNVQRNDFVHERHQLMLQDFEAREQFDLATMQMVVEHVDQPESFVDALARLVKPGGTVVVFTVNRWSPLTLISWLVPFRFHHPIKHFFWGGEEEDTFPVAYRMNTRRTLSRLFGRSGFDEVDFLRLDDLSTFGGFKVMNLVELAAWSALKAVGLGYPENCLLGVYRRRAVDSTPDLS, from the coding sequence GTGATTCCTGCAGAATCCGAGCCACAGGTCAGGACCGGCGCCACGCCTTCCCCGCGAGAGCTGGAGGCGTTCTTCCTCCAGAAGCACGGCAAGCCGGAGACGGTGGGATGGGCGCCGCGGCGTCGATTCCGATTCGGCTACTTCCTGCCGATGGACGTGTACGAGCTCGTCGTCGGCAAGTGCGTCGATCCGGGGTGCAACTGGCTCGATGTGGGAGGGGGCCGCGCCATCTTCCCGGAGAATCCGCGATTGGCTCGCGAACTCGTCTCGCGGTGCGAGAAGGTCGTCGCCGTCGACCCGAGCGACAACGTCCAGCGGAACGATTTCGTCCACGAGCGCCATCAGCTCATGCTGCAAGACTTCGAGGCCCGGGAGCAATTCGACCTGGCGACCATGCAGATGGTGGTGGAGCACGTCGACCAGCCCGAGTCCTTCGTCGACGCGTTGGCTCGCCTGGTGAAGCCGGGCGGGACGGTCGTGGTGTTCACCGTCAACCGCTGGTCCCCCCTGACCCTGATCTCCTGGCTCGTCCCCTTCCGGTTTCATCACCCGATCAAGCATTTCTTCTGGGGCGGGGAGGAAGAAGACACCTTCCCCGTCGCGTACCGCATGAACACGCGAAGGACGCTGAGCCGACTGTTCGGCCGGTCGGGATTCGACGAGGTCGACTTCCTCAGACTGGACGACCTGTCGACCTTCGGCGGGTTCAAGGTCATGAACCTGGTGGAGCTTGCGGCCTGGTCCGCGCTGAAGGCCGTCGGGCTCGGCTACCCGGAGAACTGCCTGCTGGGCGTCTATCGCAGACGGGCGGTCGACTCGACGCCTGACCTGAGTTAG